From Longimicrobium sp., a single genomic window includes:
- a CDS encoding rod shape-determining protein — protein MADIAVDLGTANTLIQVKGQGVVLNEPSVVAVDRATGRLVAAGLDAKRMLGRTPMGVIASRPMRDGVIADVDQVEMMLRHYLGRVRRRGPFQQKPRVVVGVPSGITELERRAVRQAVLAAGAREVFLIAEPMAAAIGVGLPVTAPTASMVVNVGGGTTEIGVIALSGLVAERSVRVAGNEMDDAIVAALRKQHNLLIGEATAEAIKMQIGSALPLQEEQVMDATGRDLVTGIPASVRLHSEEVRELIREPIRVIVAAVRAALEVAPPELSSDLVDSGMVLTGGGSLIRGLDRLLTQETGLPVRRDPDPMTCVVRGAGMVLDEWSKYQAVLSL, from the coding sequence ATGGCGGATATCGCAGTCGATCTGGGAACCGCGAACACCCTGATCCAGGTCAAGGGGCAGGGAGTCGTCCTCAACGAGCCGTCCGTGGTGGCGGTGGACCGCGCCACCGGCCGCCTCGTCGCCGCCGGGCTGGATGCCAAGCGGATGCTGGGCCGCACGCCGATGGGCGTCATCGCATCGCGTCCCATGCGCGACGGCGTCATCGCGGACGTGGACCAGGTGGAGATGATGCTCCGCCACTACCTGGGCCGCGTGCGCCGCCGCGGGCCCTTCCAGCAGAAGCCGCGCGTGGTGGTCGGCGTCCCGTCCGGCATCACGGAGCTGGAGCGGCGCGCCGTGCGCCAGGCGGTGCTCGCCGCCGGCGCCCGCGAAGTCTTCCTCATCGCCGAGCCCATGGCCGCGGCGATCGGCGTGGGGCTCCCCGTCACCGCCCCCACGGCCAGCATGGTCGTCAACGTCGGCGGCGGCACCACGGAGATCGGCGTCATCGCCCTCTCCGGCCTCGTCGCCGAGCGCTCCGTGCGCGTGGCGGGTAACGAGATGGACGACGCCATCGTCGCCGCCCTCCGAAAGCAGCACAACCTTCTCATCGGCGAAGCGACGGCCGAGGCGATCAAGATGCAGATCGGCTCCGCTCTCCCGCTGCAGGAAGAGCAGGTGATGGACGCCACCGGCCGCGACCTGGTAACGGGGATCCCCGCCAGTGTCCGCCTGCACTCCGAGGAGGTGCGCGAGCTGATCCGCGAGCCGATCCGGGTGATCGTGGCCGCCGTGCGCGCCGCCCTCGAGGTGGCCCCGCCCGAGCTCTCGTCGGACCTGGTGGACAGCGGGATGGTGCTGACGGGCGGCGGCTCGCTGATCCGCGGCCTCGACCGCCTCCTCACCCAGGAAACCGGCCTCCCCGTCCGTCGCGATCCGGACCCCATGACCTGCGTCGTCCGCGGCGCCGGGATGGTGCTCGACGAGTGGTCGAA